From the genome of Spinacia oleracea cultivar Varoflay chromosome 2, BTI_SOV_V1, whole genome shotgun sequence, one region includes:
- the LOC110776399 gene encoding EG45-like domain containing protein, translated as MAALTRSMFFVVILALCFASVAFGDAGTASFYTNYKPSACYGSQEEGNIIAAANPTLYNNKAACGRRYRVTCTGASCRPGNVVVKIVDLCPECAPGRLDLSKEAFSAIADPVAGIINIDYVQV; from the exons ATGGCTGCTCTTACGCGCTCTATGTTCTTCGTGGTAATTCTTGCATTATGCTTTGCTTCAGTTGCATTTGGTGATGCTGGAACTGCCTCATTTTACACAAATTACAAAC CATCAGCATGCTATGGAAGCCAAGAAGAAGGGAATATAATAGCAGCTGCAAATCCAACTCTGTACAACAACAAGGCTGCTTGTGGTAGAAGATATCGAGTTACTTGCACCGGTGCCAGTTGTCGCCCCGGTAACGTTGTTGTCAAAATTGTAGATCTATGCCCTGAATGTGCACCTGGTAGATTGGATCTATCCAAGGAAGCCTTCTCTGCCATTGCTGATCCTGTTGCTGGTATCATTAACATTGACTACGTTCA GGTTTGA